In Mustelus asterias chromosome 17, sMusAst1.hap1.1, whole genome shotgun sequence, the following are encoded in one genomic region:
- the LOC144506167 gene encoding uncharacterized protein LOC144506167 isoform X2: MDKFFKAAGKKLEQVGKQSLEKLIEEVQGDVDKEFCNKPIGRKLEIIGKRNLQKLAKDFVADTDETDTLNCGHQSDNAAERICQSEPTSTEPAAETQNENVTDELKLKLQNVLQQGKVPFYVRTLTVCGYRSAGKTTLLRKLLNESFRENEPITDGIRIGQIDIKNWEKKLDNPSDDLTTAIASCVFNSDKQPLEGALTEQGVTDPGKEQKDVYKGAVMNEDFTNEILTKVKEITKVPEEFSVFRYYDFGGHVEYQQMHMPFLPNNAVYLLVVNLNLKLNDTLPAKERPLRGQKVMDSCGFTVQEYLDYWIRCISSLCRGSETTHHVILVGTFANDCRNAEEALNTIYNYLQKYFPAGVLYDQKFTIDNSVDHDQGTGYSKLRSAIEELSRQVAFDDNIVLCHAKLYHHILHRTEKYLLCSHLYLPWYEIMGSPQGTEMSSADKKHQVQAALQALNCMKFAYYSDPILVLDPQWLIDLIAALIPVNCMPPPKIQTAPFPIQREWMKLVNTGKFSENLLQYIWSNETLKLKDELLDIMKSLKLVVHANPESKCYHLWFKRKQREIFLCFYENQVLMPFRKDVFNELIPLFQKEWPYIESLDATFVLLEKKMNADYKVHLELRHDKVLLVNKNEFEHDDFVYKAGSIVEHIQKQYPTLCLFVDGKPYKAIELFLQVRHRIRENMEVVNAVKIFLEDQPEKQMDIFFRDQSIDIRFDTIPRDMADNIEERMLVKALAELNRVHGAHAEEICRQKLELLPVAHFFSKGRELVTNLCELLRKLHHDSMKGRSDVLDNVREIFQCCVIQCMLDTTNQPVDYSEIQTLDPYEIFEKAQHGIPESAIRDILHLQDLSMLDKSTTLEDFAEKLTMSMHRLFWIVKLVFVKCVDGKSTREKSLEESISILYFQSYQRYIESERELGALRKQHELIKERNSIHKRTHCKDWLRKNFSGFVQKMGEGIQKPVVDTLFEKCLNKEEVNNVSSKTTCQERNRELLSIMLDKGSC, translated from the exons ATGGATAAGTTTTTTAAAGCTGCAGGAAAGAAATTGGAACAAGTTGGGAAACAAAGCTTGGAAAAGTTAATTGAAGAAGTGCAGGGTGATGTGGACAAGGAGTTTTGCAACAAACCCATAGGAAGAAAACTGGAAATAATTGGAAAGCGTAATCTGCAAAAGTTGGCTAAAGACTTTGTGGCAGATACAGATGAGACTGACACGCTTAATTGTGGGCATCAGAGTGACAACGCCGCTGAGCGTATATGCCAAAGTGAACCTACTTCAACAGAGCCGGCAGCTG AAACTCAAAATGAAAATGTGACGGACGAGCTCAAACTAAAGCTTCAGAACGTACTTCAGCAAGGAAAAGTCCCGTTTTATGTCCGGACGTTGACTGTTTGTGGCTACAGGAGTGCTGGGAAAACAACTCTGCTGCGGAAATTACTGAATGAATCATTTCGGGAGAATGAGCCCATAACAGACGGAATACGGATTGGACAGATAGATATTAAAAACTGGGAGAAAAAACTAG ATAATCCAAGTGATGATTTAACGACTGCAATTGCATCCTGTGTTTTCAATTCTGACAAGCAACCACTTGAAG GAGCACTTACAGAGCAAGGTGTCACTGATCCAGGCAAAGAACAAAAGGATGTCTATAAAG GTGCTGTTATGAATGAAGATTTTACCAATGAGATACTGACGAAAGTGAAAGAAATCACCAAAGTCCCTGAAGAGTTCTCAGTATTTCGATACTATGACTTTGGAGGACATGTGGAATATCAGCAGATGCACATGCCCTTTTTACCCAACAATGCCGTCTATCTGTTGGTCGTTAACCTAAACCTCAAATTAAATGACACATTACCGGCAAAGGAAAGACCACTTAGAGGACAAAAAGTGATGGACAGCTGTGGATTTACAGTGCAAG AATACCTTGACTACTGGATCAGGTGTATTTCCTCCCTCTGCAGAGGTAGTGAGACTACCCACCATGTCATTCTGGTTGGGACTTTTGCCAATGACTGCAGAAAT GCTGAAGAGGCTTTGAATACCATATATAATTACCTTCAAAAATATTTCCCAGCCGGTGTACTTTATGATCAGAAATTCACCATTGACAACTCTGTTGACCATGACCAGGGGACTGGATACAGTAAGCTACGTTCAGCCATTGAGGAACTTTCCAGACAGGTTGCATTTGACGACAACATTGTTTTGTGTCATGCAAAATTGTACCACCATATTCTCCATCGAACGGAGAAATACCTGCTGTGTTCACATCTGTATTTACCATGGTATGAGATAATGGGCAGCCCCCAAGGGACAGAGATGAGCAGCGCTGACAAGAAGCACCAAGTACAGGCTGCCCTGCAAGCCTTGAACTGCATGAAATTTGCTTACTATTCTGACCCGATTTTGGTCTTAGATCCTCAGTGGCTTATTGATCTCATAGCCGCTTTGATTCCAGTCAATTGTATGCCACCACCAAAGATTCAAACTGCACCATTTCCAATTCAACGTGAGTGGATGAAACTCGTCAACACTGGAAAATTTTCAGAAAACCTCCTGCAATACATTTGGTCAAATGAAACACTAAAACTGAAAGATGAGTTACTGGACATTATGAAAAGCCTAAAATTAGTCGTGCATGCCAATCCAGAGTCCAAGTGTTACCATCTTTGGTTCAAGCGTAAACAGAGGGAGATATTTCTGTGTTTTTATGAGAACCAAGTTCTGATGCCATTCCGGAAAGATGTTTTCAACGAATTAATACCCTTATTTCAAAAGGAGTGGCCCTACATTGAATCCCTTGATGCTACTTTTGTTCTGCTCGAAAAGAAGATGAATGCTGATTACAAAGTCCATCTGGAGTTAAGACATGACAAAGTACTGCTGGTGAACAAGAATGAGTTTGAACACGATGATTTTGTGTATAAAGCTGGTTCCATTGTGGAGCACATACAAAAGCAGTACCCTACACTATGTTTGTTTGTGGATGGCAAACCCTACAAAG CAATTGAACTTTTTCTTCAGGTCAGGCACAGGATTCGGGAGAACATGGAGGTGGTGAATGCAGTGAAAATCTTCCTAGAGGATCAACCAGAAAAACAGATGGATATTTTTTTCAGAGACCAGTCAATTGACATCCGATTTGATACAATACCAAGAGATATGGCGGATAACATTGAAGAAAGGATGCTGGTAAAAGCTTTGGCAGAACTCAACCGGGTCCATGGGGCTCATGCAGAGGAAATATGCAGGCAAAAACTTGAACTCTTACCTG TGGCTCACTTCTTTTCCAAAGGAAGAGAGTTGGTAACCAACCTGTGTGAACTACTGAGAAAATTACACCATGATTCCATGAAGGGCAGGAGCGATGTCCTTGATAATGTAAGAGAAATCTTTCAGTGCTGTGTCATCCAGTGCATGCTGGACACAACAAACCAGCCTGTGGACTACAGTGAAATCCAAACTCTGGACCCATACGAAATCTTTGAAAAAGCTCAGCATGGCATTCCAGAAAGTGCCATCAGAGACATCCTGCACCTTCAAGATTTATCAATGCTCGACAAATCCACCACACTTGAAGATTTTGCAGAGAAACTCACGATGAGCATGCACCGTCTATTCTGGATTGTGAAACTGGTCTTCGTCAAGTGTGTAG ATGGAAAAAGTACAAGAGAGAAAAGCTTGGAGGAGTCCATTAGCATTCTGTACTTTCAAAGCTATCAACGCTACATAGAAAGTGAAAGGGAACTTGGTGCATTGAGGAAACAAcatgaattaataaaagaaaGAAACTCAATTCACAAAAGAACACATTGCAAAG
- the LOC144506167 gene encoding uncharacterized protein LOC144506167 isoform X1, whose translation MDKFFKAAGKKLEQVGKQSLEKLIEEVQGDVDKEFCNKPIGRKLEIIGKRNLQKLAKDFVADTDETDTLNCGHQSDNAAERICQSEPTSTEPAAETQNENVTDELKLKLQNVLQQGKVPFYVRTLTVCGYRSAGKTTLLRKLLNESFRENEPITDGIRIGQIDIKNWEKKLDNPSDDLTTAIASCVFNSDKQPLEGALTEQGVTDPGKEQKDVYKGAVMNEDFTNEILTKVKEITKVPEEFSVFRYYDFGGHVEYQQMHMPFLPNNAVYLLVVNLNLKLNDTLPAKERPLRGQKVMDSCGFTVQEYLDYWIRCISSLCRGSETTHHVILVGTFANDCRNAEEALNTIYNYLQKYFPAGVLYDQKFTIDNSVDHDQGTGYSKLRSAIEELSRQVAFDDNIVLCHAKLYHHILHRTEKYLLCSHLYLPWYEIMGSPQGTEMSSADKKHQVQAALQALNCMKFAYYSDPILVLDPQWLIDLIAALIPVNCMPPPKIQTAPFPIQREWMKLVNTGKFSENLLQYIWSNETLKLKDELLDIMKSLKLVVHANPESKCYHLWFKRKQREIFLCFYENQVLMPFRKDVFNELIPLFQKEWPYIESLDATFVLLEKKMNADYKVHLELRHDKVLLVNKNEFEHDDFVYKAGSIVEHIQKQYPTLCLFVDGKPYKAIELFLQVRHRIRENMEVVNAVKIFLEDQPEKQMDIFFRDQSIDIRFDTIPRDMADNIEERMLVKALAELNRVHGAHAEEICRQKLELLPVAHFFSKGRELVTNLCELLRKLHHDSMKGRSDVLDNVREIFQCCVIQCMLDTTNQPVDYSEIQTLDPYEIFEKAQHGIPESAIRDILHLQDLSMLDKSTTLEDFAEKLTMSMHRLFWIVKLVFVKCVDGKSTREKSLEESISILYFQSYQRYIESERELGALRKQHELIKERNSIHKRTHCKDWLRKNFSGFVQKMGEGIQKPVVDTLFEKCLNKEEVNNVSSKTTCQERNRELLSIMLDKGEDVCRMFLTIFCNKDPSNEMTRKALAELNIRFSTAEMDSPSSL comes from the exons ATGGATAAGTTTTTTAAAGCTGCAGGAAAGAAATTGGAACAAGTTGGGAAACAAAGCTTGGAAAAGTTAATTGAAGAAGTGCAGGGTGATGTGGACAAGGAGTTTTGCAACAAACCCATAGGAAGAAAACTGGAAATAATTGGAAAGCGTAATCTGCAAAAGTTGGCTAAAGACTTTGTGGCAGATACAGATGAGACTGACACGCTTAATTGTGGGCATCAGAGTGACAACGCCGCTGAGCGTATATGCCAAAGTGAACCTACTTCAACAGAGCCGGCAGCTG AAACTCAAAATGAAAATGTGACGGACGAGCTCAAACTAAAGCTTCAGAACGTACTTCAGCAAGGAAAAGTCCCGTTTTATGTCCGGACGTTGACTGTTTGTGGCTACAGGAGTGCTGGGAAAACAACTCTGCTGCGGAAATTACTGAATGAATCATTTCGGGAGAATGAGCCCATAACAGACGGAATACGGATTGGACAGATAGATATTAAAAACTGGGAGAAAAAACTAG ATAATCCAAGTGATGATTTAACGACTGCAATTGCATCCTGTGTTTTCAATTCTGACAAGCAACCACTTGAAG GAGCACTTACAGAGCAAGGTGTCACTGATCCAGGCAAAGAACAAAAGGATGTCTATAAAG GTGCTGTTATGAATGAAGATTTTACCAATGAGATACTGACGAAAGTGAAAGAAATCACCAAAGTCCCTGAAGAGTTCTCAGTATTTCGATACTATGACTTTGGAGGACATGTGGAATATCAGCAGATGCACATGCCCTTTTTACCCAACAATGCCGTCTATCTGTTGGTCGTTAACCTAAACCTCAAATTAAATGACACATTACCGGCAAAGGAAAGACCACTTAGAGGACAAAAAGTGATGGACAGCTGTGGATTTACAGTGCAAG AATACCTTGACTACTGGATCAGGTGTATTTCCTCCCTCTGCAGAGGTAGTGAGACTACCCACCATGTCATTCTGGTTGGGACTTTTGCCAATGACTGCAGAAAT GCTGAAGAGGCTTTGAATACCATATATAATTACCTTCAAAAATATTTCCCAGCCGGTGTACTTTATGATCAGAAATTCACCATTGACAACTCTGTTGACCATGACCAGGGGACTGGATACAGTAAGCTACGTTCAGCCATTGAGGAACTTTCCAGACAGGTTGCATTTGACGACAACATTGTTTTGTGTCATGCAAAATTGTACCACCATATTCTCCATCGAACGGAGAAATACCTGCTGTGTTCACATCTGTATTTACCATGGTATGAGATAATGGGCAGCCCCCAAGGGACAGAGATGAGCAGCGCTGACAAGAAGCACCAAGTACAGGCTGCCCTGCAAGCCTTGAACTGCATGAAATTTGCTTACTATTCTGACCCGATTTTGGTCTTAGATCCTCAGTGGCTTATTGATCTCATAGCCGCTTTGATTCCAGTCAATTGTATGCCACCACCAAAGATTCAAACTGCACCATTTCCAATTCAACGTGAGTGGATGAAACTCGTCAACACTGGAAAATTTTCAGAAAACCTCCTGCAATACATTTGGTCAAATGAAACACTAAAACTGAAAGATGAGTTACTGGACATTATGAAAAGCCTAAAATTAGTCGTGCATGCCAATCCAGAGTCCAAGTGTTACCATCTTTGGTTCAAGCGTAAACAGAGGGAGATATTTCTGTGTTTTTATGAGAACCAAGTTCTGATGCCATTCCGGAAAGATGTTTTCAACGAATTAATACCCTTATTTCAAAAGGAGTGGCCCTACATTGAATCCCTTGATGCTACTTTTGTTCTGCTCGAAAAGAAGATGAATGCTGATTACAAAGTCCATCTGGAGTTAAGACATGACAAAGTACTGCTGGTGAACAAGAATGAGTTTGAACACGATGATTTTGTGTATAAAGCTGGTTCCATTGTGGAGCACATACAAAAGCAGTACCCTACACTATGTTTGTTTGTGGATGGCAAACCCTACAAAG CAATTGAACTTTTTCTTCAGGTCAGGCACAGGATTCGGGAGAACATGGAGGTGGTGAATGCAGTGAAAATCTTCCTAGAGGATCAACCAGAAAAACAGATGGATATTTTTTTCAGAGACCAGTCAATTGACATCCGATTTGATACAATACCAAGAGATATGGCGGATAACATTGAAGAAAGGATGCTGGTAAAAGCTTTGGCAGAACTCAACCGGGTCCATGGGGCTCATGCAGAGGAAATATGCAGGCAAAAACTTGAACTCTTACCTG TGGCTCACTTCTTTTCCAAAGGAAGAGAGTTGGTAACCAACCTGTGTGAACTACTGAGAAAATTACACCATGATTCCATGAAGGGCAGGAGCGATGTCCTTGATAATGTAAGAGAAATCTTTCAGTGCTGTGTCATCCAGTGCATGCTGGACACAACAAACCAGCCTGTGGACTACAGTGAAATCCAAACTCTGGACCCATACGAAATCTTTGAAAAAGCTCAGCATGGCATTCCAGAAAGTGCCATCAGAGACATCCTGCACCTTCAAGATTTATCAATGCTCGACAAATCCACCACACTTGAAGATTTTGCAGAGAAACTCACGATGAGCATGCACCGTCTATTCTGGATTGTGAAACTGGTCTTCGTCAAGTGTGTAG ATGGAAAAAGTACAAGAGAGAAAAGCTTGGAGGAGTCCATTAGCATTCTGTACTTTCAAAGCTATCAACGCTACATAGAAAGTGAAAGGGAACTTGGTGCATTGAGGAAACAAcatgaattaataaaagaaaGAAACTCAATTCACAAAAGAACACATTGCAAAG